A section of the Plasmodium malariae genome assembly, contig: PmUG01_00_22, whole genome shotgun sequence genome encodes:
- the PmUG01_00042400 gene encoding fam-m protein, which translates to MTLIMERKIKLILFIKIALFVLLKWICYFNIEASMFKKSFNRYFDLDRKTNTKNYRLLAKSKRLNNSNNLEIIYDISNNAGYKKISVNNNERGDKEKKKQSNRCLLNKAQYYTEYIDYNNGIFDGKHFHFEKKWIKKKNYDNFLEKKRRIRAITLKKIKLKKYGFGVALFFIFFLMGIGLPIKRGFELSVDDLDSKRYAIEKAIIDFVKELTSLEEGQIYIILFAVVFIILAIILIIAIYKIIRNNEKYNKIKLMTEQN; encoded by the exons atGACACTTATTATGGAACGAAAAATTaaactaatattatttattaaaattgctCTGTTTGTCCTTTTAAAATggatatgttattttaacattgaagca agtaTGTTTAAGAAATCATTTAATAGGTACTTCGACCTTGatagaaaaacaaatacaaaaaattatcgATTACTAGCAAAAAGTAAACGGCttaataattcaaataatttagagataatatatgatatatctaataatgcaggatacaaaaaaataagtgtaaataataatgaaagaggtgataaagaaaaaaaaaaacaatctAATAGATGCTTATTAAATAAAGCACAATACTATACGGAATATattgattataataatggaatatttgatggaaaacatttccattttgaaaaaaaatggattaaaaaaaaaaattatgataattttcttgaaaaaaaaaggagaattcGTGCtataactttaaaaaaaataaaattgaaaaaatacgGATTTGGagttgctttattttttattttttttcttatggGAATAGGATTACCAATAAAACGGGGATTTGAATTGTCCGTAGATGATTTAGATTCAAAACGGTATGCTATAGAAAAAGCTATTATAGATTTTGTAAAAGAACTAACAAGTTTAGAAGAAGGACAaatctatataatattatttgcagtagttttcattatattagcAATTATCCTTATAATAGCGATTTATAAAATcataagaaataatgaaaaatataataaaattaagttgaTGACAGAGCaaaactaa
- the PmUG01_00042500 gene encoding PIR protein codes for MASGVTVENDNCVELFLRYKDDFDKTIQDFNDRTTELNPGSKCATILKHDNDFTEPCQEIGAYLMKIQKDYFSERIRRCKYLNYWINNKEKYNKLSSWFNGYNEFSSKLGHICEQYIKQIDKTTLTKFNELYDLYEKFNNFIKNVATQSVNCQSAQGCYDLYIRYYIECEESNSNEFCEELNNFREAYNKQMINVTACPNVPRILEPKKNYVFFASLTTLTVLIATFTLFLLYKFTPIKSWLYSRLQRKKIIQLIEVEEKKRESLVNTCEEVSRNYEESFHNVCYQPQGVV; via the exons ATGGCATCTGGAGTTACAGTAGAAAAC gATAATTGCGTGGAATTATTTCTTAGATACAAAGATGATTTTGATAAGACTATTCAAGATTTTAATGATAGAACTACTGAACTAAATCCTGGAAGTAAATGTGCTACAATACTTAAGCATGATAATGACTTTACAGAACCTTGCCAAGAAATTGGCGcgtatttaatgaaaatacagAAGGATTATTTTTCTGAAAGAATAAGACGTTGTAAATACTTGAATTACTggataaataataaagaaaaatataataagttaTCTAGTTGGTTTAATGGATATAATGAATTTTCTTCCAAACTTGGTCATATATGTGagcaatatataaaacaaattgaTAAAACAActttaacaaaatttaatgaaCTTTATGACTTATATGAAAAgtttaacaattttattaaaaatgttgcAACTCAAAGTGTTAATTGTCAAAGTGCTCAAGGATGTTATGACTTATATATTAGATATTATATTGAGTGTGAAGAAAGTAATAGTAATGAATTTTGTGAGGAGTTGAACAATTTTAGGGAAgcatataataaacaaatgatAAATGTAACTGCTTGTCCTAATGTACCAAGAATTTTAGAACCtaaaaagaattatgtattttttgcCAGTTTAACAACTCTTACAGTATTAATAGCAACTTTCACTTTATTCCTATTATATaag TTTACTCCAATAAAATCATGGTTATATAGTCGTttacaaaggaaaaaaataattcaactTATTGaagtagaagaaaaaaaaagagaatccTTAGTAAACACATGTGAAGAAGTAAGTAGAAATTATGAAGAAAGTTTTCATAATGTATGTTATCAACCTCAAGGAGTAgtttaa
- the PmUG01_00042600 gene encoding Plasmodium exported protein, unknown function, whose amino-acid sequence MFIFLIWICHFDNDMSIDNEYLYKKYFADIKKVTRSYRLLGKHKKEKCSDIVHIKGDIPTIREYQKLNTYNSIKVNKGINKKQNECSLFNAGGYEHGGRIKNSVHYGRNSKLGKKKFDKIYYRNTLRNSTIADFKFLRDVTKQKAVLICILLSFHAISGILLCFLNPDKTLGNISVFWYNRAFVGYYIFTFIVILSFIYLFRIIAKYIKIINKKCEIHNTAYPSISKIFHNSYNI is encoded by the exons atgtttatctttttaatttgGATATGTCATTTTGATAATGATATG agtatcgataatgaatatttgtataaaaagTACTTTgctgatataaaaaaagttacaAGATCATATCGATTACTAGGAAAGCATAAGAAGGAAAAATGTTCAGatattgtacatataaaaggTGATATACCAACTATCAGGGAATACCAAAAAttgaatacatataatagtataaaagtaaacaaaggcataaataaaaagcaaaatgaatgttcattatttaatgCAGGAGGTTATGAACATGGTGGgagaattaaaaattctgTGCACTACGGAAGAAATTCaaaattaggaaaaaaaaaattcgacAAAATATACTATAGAAATACACTTAGGAATTCTACTATTGCAGATTTTAAGTTTTTAAGAGATGTTACAAAACAAAAAGCAGttcttatttgtattttattgaGCTTCCATGCAATAAGTGGAATACTACTATGTTTTTTAAACCCAGACAAAACACTAGGTAATATTTCTGTGTTTTGGTATAATCGAGCATTTGTAggatattacatatttacatttatagtTATACTATCCTTTATTTATCTCTTCAGGATAATTGCAAAGtatataaagataataaataagaaatgtGAAATACACAATACGGCGTATCCTTCTATTAGTAAAATCTTTCATAacagttataatatataa